In Lolium rigidum isolate FL_2022 chromosome 3, APGP_CSIRO_Lrig_0.1, whole genome shotgun sequence, the genomic window accctctcaaagagattgtcatcaattacctatggactaatgtttgcattgagttatatttgtaggagttgtccatatgcaattcttgaaccatatgttggcttcaaggttgcaataagaagaaattgatgaaggatatcaagtgtcaagtatgtcttgaagatgaagatgtagtgagccctcaagttacttcaagacatcaacatgatgaagaatgaagaattgatgtgcaagttcaagatgagccatctcgaagagatcctttgcttgagtcttgccatccatatgatgatcatggatatgtgaagatgcgccgaagaagaagctctcccatggtggattatgggggagcaatccacatggtggtcatggttatgcgaagatgcgccgaagaagaagctctcccatggtggtttatgggggagcaatctacaagacttcgtcaagcaagcacaagcaagaaaggcgttccatcttgttgaggtcaagatcgtcatcatcaagctcaagtggaatgcgcaagtataaggtttgctcttgatagggtttctttctcaccggtctcatagtgtagttggagaccggtttatagtttagttgccgtactatcaagagggctctcgagtgagtaactcgatcgtatcgttcggagagagctcaaacctttgcatccttgcatcatctttcttggttgttatttggaccttatccatgtgatgttttagagcttgtgcttattctcatgacaagctctagttcatcgaaaacggatttcgcatagatcacttgttgcgttttcgagtttggttcatcatctttcttggttgttatttggatcttatccatgtgatgatttagagcttgtgcttattctcatgacaagctctagttcatcaagaatggtttttgcacgggcaacttgttgcattttcgagattggaggttttaccggtatgtcttttttagataggtcaaacctttcatcatttgtttctatcctcccttgttggactatgatggtttcctgcatgatcttgtagagcatgttcctagcttcaaaacaagcccaagatcatcaaaatcggagtccggatgctaaagttatgcccgttttagttttggtgtttctgcagtttacttgggccggatatttcggaaatatccggccccctcgaaatcgactaaggacctggggaattgctgctcagtataggggccggatttttggccggattttgaccaggttttgtccctgaggccggattatccggggggcggattatccggccccatcttaggccggattatccggccctcgaaagtctgcaacggctcgattttcttggggggtataaatacccccttcttcctccttgggctgttgctacttccactctctctctcctccattgttgttcttgagaagcttgccctatctctctatccctccatgattcttgccccattttgagggaaagagagaggagatctagatccacactttgaccaaaccaaatcatctctttgtgagtgaatctttgggatctagatcttggagaattttgtgttctcctctttgttcttcctctcttattcccccaatagcttttgtagctttgttggaatttgagagagaaggacttgagcatctttgtggtgttcttgccattgcatttggtgcatcggtttgagttctccacggtgattcgtggtggtgaaagcaagaaggttgttactcttgggttcttggaaccctagacggattctaggcctttgtggcggtttgttgggagcctccaattaagttgtggatgtgtgccccaatctttgtgtaaggcccggtttccgcctcgaaggaaatcccttagtggaaccgtgacctaggcctttgtggcgagggtcactctggagatttaggtgaggcgccttcgtggcgttcggtgtgtggtgtgagtaccgcatcttggggtgaggcctttgtggcgttggtgtgcatcgagcaaccacacctcaaggtgagcctcttgtggctttcgggagcactaagcaaccgcacctctccaccggagattagcactcgcaagagtgtgaactccgggataaatcatcgtctcccgcgtgcctcggttatctctatacccgagctctttacttatgcactttaccttgtgatagccatcgtgcttgaagttatatatatcttgctatcacatagttgcttgtattgcttagcttaagttgctggtgcacataggtgaaccatagtatataggctttgggcttgacaaagtaaacgctagatttattccgcatttgttaagcccatctcgtaaaagttttaaaccgcctattcaccccccccccctctaggcgacatccgtgtcctttcatccacaactctaactttctattaacccccgttcggctatcatcgactagcaccacatcatccgcaaagagcatacaccatgggatatctccttgtatatcccttgtgacctcatcaatcaccaaatcaaaaagataagggctcaaagctgacccttggtgtagccctattctaattggaaagtcatcagtgtcgccatcacttgttcgaacacttgtcacaacattatcatacatatccttgatgagTGTAATGTACTTTATTAgtactttgtgtttctccaaggcccaccacatgacattccgaggtatcttatcataggccttctccaaatcaatgaacaccatatgaaggtccttcttttgctccatgtatctctccatcagctgtcgtaccaagaagatggcttccatggtagacctcccaggcatgaaaccaaattggtttttggtcacgcttgtcaaccttcttaagcggtgcaatgactctctcccatagcttcatagtatggctcatcagcttgattccacggtaattagtacaactttgtacatcCCCCTTgtcttgaagattggtactaaaatactctgcctccattcttcgggcatcttgtttgaccaaaaaatgaggttgaaaagcttagttagccatactatagttacgtctccaaggcctctccacgcctcgatggggataccatcaggacccatcgccttgcctcctttcatcctccttaacgcctccttaacctcagactcctggatacgtcgcacaaaacacatgctggtatcatcaaaggagtcgtctagctcaatggtagagctctcaacctctccattgtacaggttgtcaaagtactcccgccatctacgCTTGATCGCCTCATCCTTCACAAGAAGTTGATCCtctccgtccttgatgcatttgacttcgttgacatccctcgtcttcctctccctaaacttggcaatcttatagatgtccctttcgccttccttcgtgtttaaacgttggtagaggtcctcatacgcccgaccccttgcttcactcaccgcccgctttgcagccttcttcgccaccttgtacttctccatgttagCTGCACTCATGTCCAGATATAGGCATCTGAAACAGTCCTTCTTCTCCCTAATAACCTTCTGGACCTCATCGTTCCACCACCATGTATCCTTAGCTTCCCTTCTACTTCCCTTAGTCACCGCAAACTCCTCTACAGCGACCTTCCGCAAGCAGGTCGCCATACTCGTCCACATCATGTTTGCATcgcctccttcctcccaagggccCTCCTTAATAACCCTCTCCCTGAAAGCCTGGGATGCCCCacccttgagcttccaccactttgTTCTAGCGACTTTGGCGTGCTTACCCCGCTGGACATGGATCCTAAAGCGAAAGTCAGCAACCACCAACTTATGTTGAGGGACAACACTCTCTCCAGGTATCACCTTACAATCAATGCAGGCGTGTCTGTCTTCTCTTCTAGAGAGGACAAAATCAATCTGGCTAGAGTGTAGACCACTACTGAACGTCACTAGATGGGATTCTCTCTTCCTAAAGAGGGTGTTAGCTATGACCATGTCATAGGCTAGAGCGAAGCTCAGGACGTCTTCTCCTTCTTGGTTCCTGATGCCATAGCCAAAGCCCCCATGCACCCTTTCAAAACCTGTGTTAGATGTACCCACATGGCTATTGAGGTCTCCTCCTATGAAGAGCTTCTCACCAATAGGTACCCTCCTAACCAAGTTCTCCAGGCCTTCCAAAAActccctcttggtgctctcaCTGTGGCCTACTTGTGGGGCATACGCGCTGATAACATTGAGGAATAAGTCCCCAACAACCAGCTTGACAAGGATCATCCGGTCCCCTTGCCTCTTGACGTCCAAAACTCCATCCCTGAGGCTCTTATTGACCAAGATGCCTACTCCATTTTTGTTTGAAGTTATCCCCGTGTACCACAACTTGAAACCGGTatcctccacctccttcgcctTCTGTCCCTTCCATTTGGTCTCTTGGACACATAGGACATCAACACGCCTCCTCACCGCCGTATCAACTAACTCCCGTAACTTACCCGTCAGGGACCCTACGTTCCAGCTACCTAAGCGTATCTTCCTAGGCTCGGCTGACTTCCTTACCCTCCGCACTCGTCGAGTCAAATGCGGAGACCCTTGCTCATTTTTCACTACACCGGGGCGTCGGTGTAGCGCGCCACTAAGGATGCGGTGACCCGACCCTTGCTCACTTATCACCATATCCAGATCAAGATACGGCGTGCCACCAAGGGGGTGACGGCCCGGCCCTTGCCCATTTGACACCACACCCGGGTTTCGATGTGGAGCGTCGCTAAGAGGGTTACACCCCAACGAGGTTCCTTTGGGTTTCATCTCCATAAGAGTGGCTGGGTTTTTTACGTTGGCTCGCCCCGcctatcacaaccctcctcctttacccgggcttgggaccggctatgttgagacaacataggcggagttaaacatttccatatatatggattttgaaaattttgtactccgtatctagataaagttgagcatCTTTTTTAGAGACGGAGAGAGTACCAAAACAGTTCGAATAACATTGGATATGTAGTACAACttgcaaaattatatgttctGTTCCTACACTGCAGTTAACATGGTCAAACCAACCACCCCATTTTCCTATGAATGTTTAACTACATGTACCATACTTCCTACTGCAAGAATGACTGTCGTGCATATTTAAATGTGTAAAGGGTTTAACAGATAATATCAACTAAAGAAGACTTATTTCGGTTTGGAAATCGTATGAGCATAGAAAAATTTGTTACCGACAAATCTCGGACCAGGTCTGGATAAATCTCTTTCCGACAAATCTCTTTCCGACTAGACAACCAATTCGGCAATTCCTAAAAAAAGTGGCTCTGTTATTGAAGAAAAGAAACTCCAGCGCGAAGCAGAGACATCACatggtgtcacaaacgggcctTACGGTGTATGGCCCAACCGTGTATTATTATTATTCAATCTCACGTTCCACCGGCCCATATGCAATCCTGTGGAGCTGGAGTTGAACTCGGACCAGATCTGGATAAATCTCTTTCTGACAAATCTCTTTACCATTAAATTGGAATAGgtggctgcctggtgtcacaaacgggtcTTACGGTGTATGGCCCAACCGTGTATTATTATTCTTCAATCTCACGTTCCACCGGATCATATGCAATCCTGTGGAGCTGGAGTTGAACTCGGACCAAGTCTGGATAAATTTCTTTCCGACAAATCTCTTTCCGACTAGACAATCAATTCAGCAATTCCTAAAAGAAGTGGCTCTGTTATTGAAGAAAAGAAACTCCAGCGCGAAGCTGAGACATCACATGGGCGCCATGCGATTTACTGAGCACATAGCCATCCCTAAAAAAGAGTGTGAAGCTCGCCGATGGCTACCATCAGCATTCATCCGACAAAGAGTGGCAGGGAAGCTCGCGCGATTTCACATGCACACGGAAGATGGCCACGCCGCCGCCAGCCGCATGTACGACACGCTAGAGGCAGTCGCAGCTGCCGGGAGCCGGGTTGTGTTCCTCCACAGCGCCTCCACCACATCGTTATTCGGGCCCGCGCTGAAGTCCCTAGCGGCCACCAGGAGCCGGGACGCGTTCCTCCATGGCGCCTTCATCCGTAGCTTCGCCGACGCGGTCGTCCTGAGCACGGGGCCATGCTGGCCACCGACGCGCGCCCCGACCGCTGCATCTTCCACGTGCTCCTCAAGTGCTGCGCCCGTCTAGGCGTCATCTACGAGGGCCACACAGCGCATCGGCGGAGATCAAGGCTGGCAACTTAGCATGGCCGCCGCCAATGCGTACACAAGGAACTCCCTCCATGTGTTCTACGCTAGCCTCGACATGGTCCGGACGCTGAgagggtgttcgacgaaatgctgaCCAGTCTCGGCGTTCGACGGAATGCCGGCCAGGGACATGTGACGTGGAACTCAATGGCGGACGGAGTGCCGGAGTCGCTATAATCGGACCTCGGCGCTTGCTGGTACAGATGCAAGTGGGGCAATATTAGGTTACCTCTCCCTCTTTTGTGTAAAAGTTGAACTAAAATGATGATGTCATTCAAAATTGTTAGTTCATTTTTTTAACCAAGTAGGGTAGGGGTAATGCTTGGACTCGGCGTTCTTGCAAGGCCCGAAGGGCGGGACGTCCATATGCTAATGTGATCAGAGTTCAGGCACGACCACACGGGCTTAAGCAAGACACCAAAGTCGACACCTATCTTCTTCACATGTAGTGTGTGGTGCCATTGTTCTGCCGAAGACATGTTCACAACAATGCCACTGAGGACCAACGTGACATGGAATCGTATGATTGGTCGGTATGAGCTGAATTAACGGCCCAAGGAGGAATTTTTTAACAGTACCCAATGATGTATTTGATTGGTTGGTGCAAATGAACTAATGAAGGCAGAGGGACATCGGGTGGAAGTGGTCCTGTTGGTGAGCTCACGTACCACGTTCTGCTTCACCAATTGTGCTGGAAATAGCAAAGGAATTCCATTGGAGAGTCCAGCTTGATGAATTGCCTCGTCAGAACTCATACCCCATTCGATTTCATGAACATTGACCCGCATATAACAAATATTGGTGTTTTGTTACTCATAGGAGTGCCTCATGCAATTCTTCTTGCTCATATCCTCCTTCAGTTGTCCACATACCATCTTACTCGAATTAACACATGTTTGTGAAATTGTTTAACTTTTTCCATAGCTATAAGCATCATTATGGTAAATTGGTACAAAATATCGCAAATGATGATTTAGCACTTAGAGGAAATATTTAAACAATTGAGTTGCTTATATTTTCTTTGAACATCCAGTTCAAAATTCCCAGTGTAACAATTATTACACCATTTAAAGTGATGTTAGACAATGCAGTGGATCGAAGATGGATTGGTCAGACAAAGAGAAGCTTGGGTATGAGAAAAGGACTAGACAaagacatacatgcatgcatacaaCATGGTTAAAAATTACAGTAGTTTCCGTTCACAAAATATTAAATCTTTTAATCAAATACCACTATAAATTTTGTTcagtcccgttgcaacgcacagaTTTCTAACTAGTAATGGCTTGTACTGTAAATGTACCTTAACCACCGTTACTAGTAGTATGATGCCGGTTCCAAAATAATAAGACTATAAAACAGACAGAGCTCATCAAAGGCACCGAAGAGGCATGGTAACAAATCATCATGGAAAGCTAGTTTTTAAATTTAACTAACTGACTGATTTTTAAATGAAGACTGTTACACAGTAACTACAACTCTCATACTCTACCTAAAAACATTTTGGTCCTATAGTTGGTTATTTAGTATCTGTTCCGATTGAGTTGCCAATACAGGTCCGGAACTGGCTGAAATTACAAAGAAACCAACTCCAGTTCTGAGCCTGTATCTAGTAGGCAGAAAGTAATTCATCTTCACCAAGCACATGATGGAATGCAATCATCTTATTATCCACACCCTGTAACACTTTTAGATACAAACAATGTTCTAATATCTGTTGTATTAGGTAAAGAATCATTTGTTGAATCACAATGGGAAATCGATGTCGCTAAGATCCAATTATCTAAACCAGGAGAAATTGGTGTATTGTTTCTAATTATATTATAAATTTGTGACATCGACTGTCCATATAGCAGGTTATCTGGCACTAAAATATTTACAAGAGCAAATATAATGCTAAACCTCTTATCACAAAAACATTTTGCCTAACCGTAAATGAGACCTAATGCAGCGTAACAATATTTTTACATTGACTTACTACAGGTAGTTGATGGGAGAAGATCTATCCAGACTGAATGTTAAGGAACTGCAGTCCATAGAGAATCAGCTGGAAATAGATGCTAGCAATGAAAAAATTGCAACAGAGTTAAGCAACTGAATGTTAAGTACATCCTACCACCTCCTGCACCACCGCCACTGCTCCCGGAACCGCGTGGCGGGCTTGGCCTTGGAGAGCGTCGAGGACGACGCCAACACTCTTGGATCCACGCGGGGGGCAACACCGCCGCCGACGGGGGTAGGTAGTACATCAGATGGGTTGGTGTACGGGCGGCCCAGGCCATGCAGGAGGGCGCCGCCAGCGCCAGGTCCATCAAGGAGAGGGTACAACAACAGTCAGCCACTTCCATGGCGAGGACGACCAGGACGCCGACCGCGGCGTAGACGTGGAGTCGGGGATGGGGACAGGGAGCCCGAGATCCTCCGCGGCGATGGTGAGGAAGGTGGCCGAGAAGGTGAGGAAGTCGGCCGAGGATTCTCTGCCCACCGTCGTATTGTTCTACATCTGGGGCGGTTTGCGCTGGAATTGGGGAATGGACatagcggcggcgccggcggaacCTCTCAAAGCAAGGTGGCGGAATAACGAGGAATCCACCCGCActagggatgtaaacggatcggatcggatcggatattgctcttaccatatcctttaccatatttttgtaacggattcggatcgaagcggataatggtcggatgcggattatatcggattacggatatggagcggattcggaccggactcggatcggatgcggattattaagaaaatatacatatAAAAAATAGAAGTATGTTTTTTTATGTAAAGTATGTTTGTAATTATAGACTATAGCTAAATGTACACACTTGTTCGTATAACAAAGCAAATTGCGTGCTAATAGAATACATAGTTTGGCCGATGAACTAACTATATTATCTAAATATTTAGGTTGGGCTAGTTTTTTCGGTTTATCCTCTTTGTGAacctcggataatccgcaaaaatgggcggataatccgtatccatcggatagtatcaataccatatcctctaccgtatccgtcggatatccgcttgatcactatccgcatccgtatccatATCCGGTGGATTTCTAAGaatgcataccatatcctcaaaaacggatacggatgcggattcagagcggaaattatccgtaccatttacatccctaACCCGCACCCGCTGTGGTCAACAGCTCATGAGGCTGGACCAGTCTACTGGGCTGTGCCCGTCTATTGGGCCGGGCCTGTCTACTTTTTTAATTGAGGTGCGAAAATTTTCAGAGGTATGTAACATACCTCTCAGGTTTTGGACTGTGGTATGAAACTATTTGGACCGAAAATGCTAGACTTACGGGGAGTTTCCTTACGGGCAAATGTTACGGGCTGAGGTGGAGACACTCCGTTGGTCCAAAACAAATCAGCTGCCGTGATTTTCGGATCGTGAGCCCTCACCTTAATCCCACGTAATCCCGTAAGGCTGATCCCGTAGGTGAATCCCGTAGGTGTAGCAAAACTCCTATTTGGACCATTAGATGGACGAAAATTAATGGTTGCTATTCATCTGAGGGTACCACAAAAGAAACCAATTCTTTTTGAATCCGTTTTAGGAAATCCATATTCggtttcaaaaaaatccaacggaTAAGGATACTTGATTCCGAACATGACAACGGATACGGTATATGGTATGGTATGATAAATAGCACCTAGATATCTTTACCTGAAAAATATTTAGGATTATTCGATAGTTTTTATCTGAATAATCTGATTTTCATTTGAAATgtcgaagctaatggagcatattATTTAGTAGTTAGTGAGCTGCCGAGTTCACCCCTTAAACAATAGTTCACTCACCCTCTATCGAATATGGATTCCAAACTTATTATGATACTGGGCTATAGAAGTATGTGTCAGTGCTATACTAGCCCAGCCGTGAATACCTCGGGAGCCAAGTgtcaaaaaatcaaaagaatgaaccaAATGTTCAACAAGTTTACGAGAGCATCAGTACGGCGGGACACCGCCATACTGCGCCGCTGTACCGTGACTATCCACATTCCAGAAGGTCGAAACCCTAAACCAAAGGTAGCAGTCATCAGTACGAGCGGGCTGCCTCCGTACCGCCACCACCCCAATATCAATCCCAGAGCAAGGTAAATAAAGTCAGATTTCATCTAGTTTTATTTATTCTTCCTCGAGACATCAAAATACCCCAGGCAATCTTCACATCTACTCGT contains:
- the LOC124696357 gene encoding craniofacial development protein 2-like; protein product: MKPKGTSLGCNPLSDAPHRNPGVVSNGQGPGRHPLGGTPYLDLDMVISEQGSGHRILSGALHRRPGVVKNEQGSPHLTRRVRRVRKSAEPRKIRLGSWNVGSLTGKLRELVDTAVRRRVDVLCVQETKWKGQKAKEVEDTGFKLWYTGITSNKNGVGILVNKSLRDGVLDVKRQGDRMILVKLVVGDLFLNVISAYAPQVGHSESTKREFLEGLENLVRRVPIGEKLFIGGDLNSHVGTSNTGFERVHGGFGYGIRNQEGEDVLSFALAYDMVIANTLFRKRESHLVTFSSGLHSSQIDFVLSRREDRHACIDCKVIPGESVVPQHKLVVADFRFRIHVQRGKHAKVARTKWWKLKGGASQAFRERVIKEGPWEEGGDANMMWTSMATCLRKVAVEEFAVTKGSRREAKDTWWWNDEVQKVIREKKDCFRCLYLDMSAANMEKYKVAKKAAKRAVSEARGRAYEDL